A section of the Spirosoma pollinicola genome encodes:
- a CDS encoding MBOAT family O-acyltransferase: protein MLFNSLQFLLFFIVVTLSYFSLKWQGRWILLLIASCYFYMVFQPAYIVILFLTIVIDYIAGIWIEKSTGKTRRWLLILSLISNLGILAFFKYLGFFTENLSFLFEKLSMPGLADSVTELVNRIFVKVLHVFGQSGISSYKDNMSILPIGLSFHTFQAMSYTIEVYRGNQKAEKHFGIYALYVMFYPQLVAGPIERPQNVLWQFHDYFKYDKENVKAGLMQMAFGLFKKLVIADRLAMLVDHAYAAPDQQNGLTLLAATFFYTFQIYCDFSGYSDVAIGASRVMGFTLMENFRTPYIAQSISEFWRRWHISLSTWFRDYLYIPLGGNRKGEIRQYLNMLIVFLASGLWHGPNWTYVIWGGLNGLYQILAVLRDKLMSKMGFSSTPPSLVTSPVHDRESRKSPVRVVVNTLITFILIMLTWVFFRARSLSDAFLILKRIPTLSISDHIDSPMNTTEMWFSIFLIVFLLLKEQFYLTIPTRNTVRFATLFVLITFVTYLFGVFSSNQFIYFQF from the coding sequence ATGCTCTTTAATTCTCTTCAATTTTTACTGTTCTTTATTGTTGTTACGCTTAGCTACTTCAGCCTGAAGTGGCAGGGGCGCTGGATACTGCTGTTGATAGCTAGCTGCTACTTCTACATGGTGTTCCAGCCTGCGTATATTGTCATACTCTTCCTCACCATTGTCATTGATTACATTGCCGGTATCTGGATTGAGAAATCGACCGGAAAAACCCGGAGGTGGCTGCTGATTCTGTCCCTTATTTCAAATCTCGGTATCCTGGCCTTTTTCAAGTATCTGGGCTTCTTTACCGAAAATCTGTCTTTTCTGTTTGAGAAACTAAGCATGCCCGGCCTTGCCGATAGTGTTACGGAACTGGTGAACCGCATATTCGTAAAAGTGCTGCATGTGTTCGGGCAAAGCGGTATTTCGTCCTACAAAGACAACATGAGTATTCTGCCCATTGGCCTGTCGTTCCATACATTTCAGGCCATGAGTTATACCATTGAGGTGTATCGGGGCAACCAGAAAGCCGAGAAGCATTTCGGTATCTACGCGCTTTATGTCATGTTCTACCCGCAGTTGGTGGCCGGGCCAATTGAGCGACCCCAAAATGTACTCTGGCAGTTCCACGACTACTTTAAGTACGATAAAGAGAATGTGAAAGCGGGCCTGATGCAAATGGCGTTCGGCTTGTTCAAGAAACTCGTTATTGCCGACCGCCTTGCCATGCTCGTCGATCATGCGTATGCTGCTCCGGATCAACAAAATGGCTTGACGCTACTGGCTGCCACATTTTTCTATACGTTTCAGATTTACTGCGATTTTTCGGGCTACTCTGACGTAGCTATTGGTGCCTCGCGGGTGATGGGCTTCACGCTCATGGAGAACTTCCGAACGCCCTACATTGCCCAGTCAATTTCGGAATTCTGGCGACGCTGGCATATTTCGCTCTCAACCTGGTTTCGCGATTACCTGTACATCCCGCTTGGCGGCAACCGGAAAGGAGAGATCCGGCAATACCTGAACATGCTTATCGTGTTTCTGGCCAGCGGCCTATGGCACGGGCCAAACTGGACATATGTAATTTGGGGTGGACTAAACGGTCTTTACCAGATACTGGCTGTTTTGCGGGATAAATTGATGTCAAAAATGGGCTTTTCCAGTACTCCGCCGAGCTTGGTAACATCGCCGGTTCACGACCGGGAAAGCAGAAAGTCGCCCGTGCGGGTAGTGGTAAACACGCTCATTACGTTTATACTGATTATGCTGACGTGGGTGTTCTTTCGCGCCCGCAGCCTAAGCGACGCCTTCCTGATTTTGAAACGCATCCCAACGTTATCGATAAGCGACCACATCGACAGCCCAATGAACACGACCGAGATGTGGTTCAGTATTTTCCTGATTGTGTTTCTTCTACTCAAAGAGCAGTTTTACCTCACCATTCCGACGCGCAACACGGTTCGATTCGCTACGTTGTTTGTTCTGATCACATTCGTGACCTACCTGTTCGGCGTCTTCTCCTCCAATCAATTCATTTATTTTCAGTTCTGA
- the msrB gene encoding peptide-methionine (R)-S-oxide reductase MsrB, translating into MQQNRFFILIALLLIGGLWVYGTYIATPKPPHKRPAGATSPGNRRVEKSDADWKKLLTRSQYNITRESGTEWPNSSELTHEPRPGIYSCVCCHSPLFMSGTKFDSHTGWPSFYAPITSNAVYDEPDGNRTEVRCSVCDAHLGHVFNDGPDPTGLRYCMNGVALSFAEGK; encoded by the coding sequence ATGCAGCAAAACAGGTTTTTTATTTTAATAGCCCTACTGCTCATTGGCGGGTTGTGGGTTTACGGTACGTACATTGCTACTCCCAAACCACCCCACAAACGCCCGGCAGGAGCCACTTCGCCCGGCAATCGGCGGGTCGAAAAGAGCGATGCCGACTGGAAAAAACTACTGACCCGATCTCAGTACAACATTACCCGCGAGAGCGGTACCGAATGGCCCAACAGCAGCGAACTTACCCACGAGCCGCGTCCGGGAATTTATAGTTGTGTATGCTGCCATAGTCCGCTATTCATGTCCGGCACCAAATTTGATTCTCACACAGGCTGGCCTAGCTTCTATGCCCCTATTACGTCCAATGCCGTGTATGATGAGCCCGATGGAAATCGAACCGAAGTTCGGTGTTCGGTTTGTGACGCACACTTGGGCCATGTTTTCAACGATGGCCCCGACCCCACTGGTTTGCGGTACTGTATGAATGGGGTAGCGTTATCGTTTGCCGAAGGCAAGTAA
- a CDS encoding AAA family ATPase: MQPTTSFTYHAKIRDVFSEMSQVVVGQERLLNRLLIGLFTGGHILLEGVPGLAKTLTINTLAKVLELDFQRIQFTPDLLPADLIGTMIFNQKTAEFEVKQGPIFANLILADEVNRSPAKVQAALLEAMQEKQVTIGEETFVLDRPFLVLATQNPVEQEGTYPLPEAQVDRFMMKVFVDYLNKEDELAVMRRMSNMNFDYEVQPVLGKEELVAIRNEINGVTISETLERYIIELVFATRRPMEYNLRDEARYIQFGVSPRASINLNLAAKALAYFDRRDYVLPEDIKEVAPDVFNHRIMLNYEAEADGVTSLQVIDSILRKVAIGR, encoded by the coding sequence ATGCAACCAACAACCTCATTCACGTATCATGCTAAAATTCGCGATGTATTCAGTGAGATGAGTCAGGTTGTGGTTGGGCAGGAACGACTCCTCAATCGGCTGCTCATTGGCCTGTTTACGGGTGGGCATATTTTGCTCGAAGGGGTGCCGGGACTAGCCAAAACATTGACGATCAATACGCTGGCGAAGGTATTGGAACTGGATTTTCAACGCATTCAGTTTACCCCCGACCTGCTCCCCGCCGACTTGATTGGCACCATGATTTTCAACCAGAAAACCGCAGAGTTCGAGGTGAAACAGGGGCCTATTTTTGCCAACCTGATTCTGGCCGATGAAGTCAACCGGTCGCCCGCCAAAGTACAGGCGGCCCTTCTGGAAGCGATGCAGGAAAAGCAAGTGACTATCGGCGAAGAAACCTTTGTGCTCGACCGGCCTTTTTTGGTATTGGCGACACAGAACCCGGTTGAGCAGGAAGGTACCTATCCGCTTCCCGAAGCCCAGGTCGACCGATTCATGATGAAGGTCTTCGTGGATTACCTCAACAAAGAAGATGAGTTGGCCGTCATGCGTCGAATGTCGAACATGAACTTCGACTATGAGGTGCAGCCTGTGTTGGGAAAAGAGGAACTGGTCGCCATTCGCAACGAAATCAACGGCGTTACTATTTCCGAAACACTCGAGCGCTATATTATTGAGCTGGTCTTCGCGACTCGTCGGCCGATGGAATATAACCTGCGCGATGAAGCCCGATATATTCAGTTTGGTGTATCGCCCCGCGCCAGTATCAACCTGAATCTGGCCGCCAAAGCCCTCGCCTACTTCGACCGGCGGGATTATGTGCTGCCCGAAGATATTAAAGAAGTAGCTCCCGACGTGTTCAACCACCGCATCATGCTCAATTACGAAGCCGAAGCCGATGGCGTTACGTCCCTACAGGTCATTGACTCCATTTTGCGAAAAGTAGCGATTGGGCGATAA
- a CDS encoding nucleotidyl transferase AbiEii/AbiGii toxin family protein, protein MNHHTNLVRIRAVAAALAELNEKVVFVGGATISLHADDSAAAEPRPTDDIDVVIEVATYREFSSQIEDRLRQLGFTNDYESGVICRYKIHGLLVDVMPTDSGVLGFTNRWYKDGVKEAIIYQIDERQSIRIFSAPYFIATKIEAFNSFRHGRDPRMNSDFEDIIYLFDNRQKLFNEIMESTEPMRSYVQAEINTLLSKSSLYEYIYAQLERSTASQRTERILKIWQNLINQ, encoded by the coding sequence ATGAATCATCACACCAACTTAGTTCGTATCCGAGCGGTAGCTGCTGCCTTGGCGGAACTTAACGAGAAGGTCGTCTTCGTGGGCGGTGCAACAATCAGTCTTCATGCTGATGATTCAGCAGCTGCGGAACCTAGACCAACCGATGATATAGATGTAGTTATTGAAGTAGCCACATATCGAGAGTTTAGTAGCCAGATTGAGGATCGGTTACGACAATTGGGATTTACAAATGATTATGAATCTGGTGTAATCTGTAGATACAAAATCCATGGCTTACTCGTAGACGTAATGCCTACCGATTCCGGTGTGCTCGGCTTCACGAACCGTTGGTACAAAGACGGAGTTAAGGAGGCCATTATTTATCAAATTGATGAACGACAATCTATACGAATTTTTTCTGCTCCGTACTTTATTGCTACAAAAATCGAAGCCTTTAACTCATTCAGACATGGGCGTGACCCGCGAATGAATTCCGATTTTGAAGACATCATTTATCTTTTCGATAATCGACAGAAGCTATTCAACGAAATTATGGAGAGTACAGAACCTATGCGTTCGTATGTACAAGCAGAAATAAATACATTGCTCTCAAAATCAAGCCTCTACGAATACATTTATGCTCAATTAGAACGTAGTACAGCTAGTCAGAGAACAGAGCGAATTCTCAAAATATGGCAAAATTTAATAAATCAATAG
- a CDS encoding glycosyltransferase has protein sequence MALDNTFTAYPDRINIVIPLFNDWQALGLLLERIRDVNEPALTSRLSFLIVDDCSSTDYDTLPNGIGQSLSVLRLFRNVGHQKAIALGLSYLASLPDQYPTIVMDSDGEDRPEDIPKLLEKGAANPGNVVFAHRAKRHESVTFRLFYEVYKTVFRLLTGKVITFGNFSLIPARQLRKLAYVSEIWNNYPGGVIRSKLPYTAVPLERGRRLAGESKMNFVSLVLHGLSAVSVLMDTTAVRLALFCVMMVVASVFGIGVVVFLRLCTDTAVPGWASYLVFSFLIVILQAFLISLLLVFMVLSYRTQPQFIPARQFQDFVEKVEKVY, from the coding sequence ATGGCATTAGATAACACCTTCACCGCCTATCCTGATCGAATCAATATTGTCATTCCTTTATTCAACGACTGGCAGGCGCTGGGGCTATTACTGGAACGAATTCGGGACGTAAACGAACCGGCTCTTACCAGCCGGTTGTCCTTTTTAATCGTTGATGATTGTTCGTCAACGGACTACGATACGTTGCCCAACGGTATTGGACAGTCACTGTCGGTGCTACGATTGTTTCGGAATGTTGGCCACCAGAAAGCTATTGCCCTCGGTTTATCGTATCTGGCTTCGCTACCCGATCAATATCCCACTATTGTGATGGACTCCGATGGGGAAGACAGGCCTGAAGATATCCCGAAGCTGCTGGAAAAAGGGGCGGCAAATCCTGGAAATGTTGTGTTTGCCCATCGGGCGAAACGGCACGAAAGTGTCACATTTCGCTTGTTCTACGAAGTGTACAAAACCGTATTTCGATTATTGACAGGCAAGGTCATTACGTTTGGCAACTTCAGCCTGATTCCGGCCAGACAGCTTCGTAAACTGGCCTATGTTTCTGAAATCTGGAACAATTACCCTGGTGGCGTTATTCGGTCAAAGTTACCTTATACGGCGGTCCCGTTAGAGCGTGGTCGTCGGCTGGCTGGCGAATCGAAAATGAACTTTGTATCGCTGGTGCTGCACGGCCTTAGTGCGGTATCAGTACTTATGGATACCACGGCCGTTCGGCTAGCTCTATTTTGCGTTATGATGGTGGTGGCATCGGTCTTTGGTATTGGAGTCGTCGTTTTCCTGCGTCTGTGTACCGACACCGCCGTGCCGGGATGGGCCAGTTACTTAGTATTCTCATTTCTGATCGTTATCCTTCAGGCTTTCCTCATTTCGCTCTTGCTGGTATTTATGGTGTTGTCCTACCGAACGCAACCCCAATTTATTCCGGCGCGGCAGTTCCAGGATTTCGTAGAAAAGGTCGAGAAAGTATATTAA